The Desulfurococcaceae archaeon DNA window AAACTGCCCTCATTACAACACGCGGTTTCAGAGATGTCATTGAGATAGCGAGACAGAATAGGCCTAAACTCTACGACCCGTTCTTTGAAAAGCCTCCTTCACTCGTTCCGCGCGAACTCAGGTTCGAAGTAGACGAGAGAGTTGATTATACTGGTAAGGTACTTAAGTCCCTGGATCCTTCAAAGCTGAAAGAGGTGGGCACGAAGTTAAAGGAGCTAGGAGTAGAGTCCACCGCTATAGTTTTCCTCCACTCGTACGTTAACCCCGTTCACGAAGAATTGGCGGAGAGAATATTGAGCGGGTACGTTAAGTATGTTACGGCTTCTTACAAAATTTCACCAGAACCCAGAGAGTATGAGAGGACGTCGACGACAGTGGTTAATGCTGTACTAAAGCCCATAATCTCAAAGTATATTGAAAGGCTATGGAGTAGTTTAAAGTACCTTGGAGCACGGGAACTGTACATAATGTCTAGTTCTGGGGGCTTAGTAGATGTTAACGAAGCCCGCGAGAGGCCTGTACAACTCGTTGAGAGCGGGCCTGCGGCAGGAGTGGTCGCATCAGCGGAGTTTGCAAAAGTGCTTGGCATAAGTAATGTCATAAGCTTCGACATGGGTGGTACAACCGCTAAAGCAGGCACAATAGTGAACCTCGAGATTGAAATAACCTCCGAGTACGAAGTCGGAGGAGAAAGCCACCACGGGCGTGTAGTTAAGGGCTCAGGCTATACCGTAAGGTATCCCTTCATAGACCTCTCCGAGGTATCGGCTGGAGGTGGCACTATCATTTGGAGAGACGAGGCGGGTGCCCTACGCGTAGGGCCCATTAGCGCGGGTGCTGATCCGGGTCCTGCGTGCTATGGCCGCGGAGGTAGTGAACCCACCGTGACGGACGCTAACCTCATTCTTGGAAGAGTAAGTGAGATCCTTGCCGGTGGGGCAATAAGGCTGAACAAAGAGGCGGCGGTCAGGGCTTTCTCAAAGCTCGGAGACCCATTGGAAGTTGCTACTGAAGCCGTCGAACTCGTGAACTTGGAAATGGCTAGAGGTATCAGGTTAGTTACAGTTGAGCGGGGAGTGGACCCTGAAGGATTTACATTAGTGGCCTTTGGAGGTGCGGGTCCTCAGCACGCCGCTTTCATAGCCGCCGAGCTTGGGATCAAGCATGTAATCATACCGCCACACCCTGGGCTGTTTAGCGCCCTCGGCCTATTATTAGCCGACTGGAAGTTCGAAGCCAGTGCCTCATATCCTAGAAACATCGAGGAGGCATATTCGCACCTGGAATCAATGCTACTAGAAAAGCTTAACGGCAAAGTAGACTACTTCGTGAGGTATGCTGACGTGAGGTATGCAGGTCAAGGCTGGGAGTTAACGGTGCCCGTCAAGAAGCCCTCCCTCCTTGAAGACATTAAGAAAACCTTCGAAGAAAAGCACTTGACCGCATTCGGCTTTAAACTAGATGAAGATGTCGAAGTCGTCGTTATCAGAATATTTGCTATTAGAGTGAACAGGTTTAAGCCCGCTCTCACGACCCTGCGCGCGGACATTACCGAGGCGAAGCCTATTGCGTATAGAAAAGTCTTCTTCGAAGACTGGGTTGAAACACCTGTCTACGCTAGAAACCAGTTGCCAGCATGGTTCGTTGCTGAGGGCCCTGCCGTGATCGATGAGTACAGTTCCTGCACCATCGTGCCACCGGGGTGGAGGTTTCAGGTTGGTGGATTAGGGGAACTAAGGCTTGAGAGGTGAAAATGCGTGGTCTCGTGGGAAGTAGTGTTCAAGGCAACTAGTTTCGTGGCCGAAGAAATGGGCGCAGCCCTTAAGAGGTCTGCCCTCTCACCGAATATAAGGGAGCGGGTAGACCTGAGCTGCGCGGTAGCTGATGAGAACGGTAGGATAGTTGCGCAGGCCGAACATATACCCGTACACTTAGGGTCTTTTAGGATCGGGGTTTTCAATACGCTGAAGTACGTTGAAGGGGAAGGCATGGTACTAAGTGAGGGAGATGTGGTGGTTCTCAATGACCCCTACATTGCCGGCACTCATTTAAATGACATCATGCTATTAGCACCTGTATACTACGAGGACAAGCTGATAGGTTACGTGGTAAATAAGGCCCACCACGTAGACGTCGGAGGACCCTTACCGGGTAGTATTAACCCTTACGCGAAGACTATTTACGAGGAGGGCTTAATAATACCTCCGGTAAAGCTCGCCGAGAGCTGGAGTATTAAAAAGGAGGTAGTGAGTTTTATAGTAGCTAATGTCAAAACTCCTCAAATCACGCTAGGAGACCTTTACGCACAATACGCCGCTATACGTGTAGGCGTAGTAAAGGTCAAGGAAGTGGTGAGCAAATACGGTCTGAACACCGTACTGGAGTCATGGAGCAGAGCAATAGAGTACAGTAAGTTGCTCGCACTGAAAAGTATCGGAACGTGGCAACGTGGAGTGGCCGATGCCGAGGACTACTTGGAGCTCGAAGACAGAGACATAGCCATACACGTCAAGATCAGCATATCGGAGAATGGTGTACACTTGGACTACACGGGGACATCTCAGCAAGTAGATGTACCACTGAACGCTGTACTGGGCGTTACATACGCTGCCTCGAGTTACGCTATCAGAACCCTACTTCCCGGAGACATACCAGTAAACGAAGGCTTTTACAGCACCATTAAAATCCACGCACCTGAGGGTACAATCCTAAACCCGAAAAGGCCAGCACCTGTTGCCGGTGGTAATTTAGAAACCAGTCAGAGAGTCGTAGACGTGGTACTACTGGCTATATCAAAGCTCATGCCGGAGCGAGTTCCAGCTGCAGGTTCAGGGACCATGATGAACATAATGCTCGGTGGCTATAACCCCGCGAGAGGCTACTGGGCCTATTACGAAACCATTGGCGGCGGAACCGGTGGCAGGCCCGGTAAGCACGGCGTAAGCGGTGTACACGTAAACATGACCAATACCCTGAACACACCAATAGAGATGGCCGAGCGAGCGTACCCGATACTATATGTCACTTACAGAATTCGTGAAGAAAGTGGTGGAGAAGGCCTGTACCGTGGCGGTGACGGAGTAGTGAGAGCATTCAGGGTATTAGAACCAGCCACGCTCTCAGTACTCGCAGATAGGTTTAGGCGAGGACCTTACGGACTTGCTGGTGGAAAACCAGGTAGGCCTGGACGCGTTATCATCAAGAAAAGAGATGGCAAGGTGTTAGAGATGCCGAGCAAGTTTACAGTGCAACTCGAACCAGGAGACGAGGTAATCGTGGAGACGCCTGGTGGAGGCGGCTGGGGTAGTTCCCATTGACCGATTTTAAAACCGTGGTGATCATTCGAAGTATAAGAGGGCTGCCGAGGAGTACCAGTAGAGCTCGTTGAAATTAAAGTTTAAGATAAGGAGAGGCGCTTCTAAAACACAAAGTTGTTAATTAATGCAGGTGGCACGTCGTGGATCTGTGCATAAACCTCGAAGATCTCGTACAATTAACCGATGATGTACGGAACCTGGGCGTTCACTTAGCCTATACGGCTTCATGGCTCGAATGGCCTATGGTCCCAAAAGAGTACGCTTTCGAAGAGGAGGTTTTTAGGTTAATGGAGTACATCAAGTCCAAGTACACGCTTAACGGCTTAAAGAGCGACAAGGCCGTGAGGGCGTATCGTGACTTCTACTGGAAGATTGGAATAGACCCAACGAAAACCAGGCCTTCGAGCGAGGCTCTTGTGAGGAGAATTTTGCGTGGAGAATTCCCTAGGATAAACCCGGTTGTGGATGCGGGTAACATCGCATCAGCATATACAATGGTCCCGATAGGAATGTACGATCTGGACAGAATAACTCCACCCCTGGCACTTAAACTCAGCGCTGGCGGAGAGCCGTTTAAGCCGCTCGGCGGCCGCGAGGAGATCTTAGTACCGGGATACCCAGTACTAGTTGACGGTAAAGGATTAATAGTGCACGTATACCCTCACAGAGATTCCTCCGAAACCTGCGTAACCAGCACGACGAAAAAAGTACTCGTGGTAGCAGCTGGAGTACCTCGCGTGGAGAAGGAGCTACTAATTGAAGCTGTGAAAACTGTGGTTAGGCTGATGGAGAAGTTAGCGTGGAGATCCTGCGAGAAGGTAGAGTATAAGGCCTAAACACAACTGGCCGAGGAAGCACGTTGGCATGAAGTTTATTACTACCGCGGTATTAGTTAGAAATCTTGTGGTGTATATATTGGTTAATTTACACGCATGGACTAGGAGCATGAAACCTACTCTTAGAGTATATTTAGAAGACCCTTATGTCAGGGAGCTGTCTGCAACTGTGATTGATTACGTGCACGAGAAAGGTGATCGATACTACGTAGTCCTAGATAGGACCATATTCCATCCACGAAGCGGCGGTCAACCCAGCGATACAGGTGTAGCGATGGGGCATAACTTAGAATTCTCTGTCCTCAAGGTTCTCGAAATAGACAATGTCCTAGTACACTACGGTAAAGTCGTGAAAGGCGCGCTTGAACGCGAACTCCCTATAAAGCTACTGGTGAATTGGGACTTCAGGTATCTCGTCATGAAGCTACACACAGCCGGGCACATACTAGACGGAGCCGTCATGAGGGTTTATGGCAAGGTGCTAAATACTCTGGATGCCCATCACGGGCCACCGGAGGCATACGTAGTTTACGATGCTGGAGACGTGCCAGGTATTGACAAGCTAAAGCTCATTGAGGAATACGCAAACAAAATTACCCAGGAGTCTAGGCCGGTTAAGGCGTACTGGGTTAAACGCGAAGAGCTACCATTAAGAGCGTACAATGCGCCAAATCTCCAGAGGTTACCGGTGAGGGACGCCTATAGGATAGTTGAAATAGAAGGCATTAATGCCATACCGTGCACAGGTACACACGTTAAGGATACTAGTGAAGTGGGTAGAATAAAGGTACTCAAAGCAGAGCCTCACTCCCGGGGCTTCAAACTAGTATACAGCATCTAGTCGGGGAGCGGTGCGATTTACATTACTACCACTATTAGCAACGTGTTCACAAACGCTCTTTGCCATCACTTCCGGGTCATTAAAGCTCTTCAAATTTCCTTTAGTCCACCTATTGAGCCTAGAAGGCAGTACTTTCACAACATCTGTTGGAAGCCCTGTATCGGTAAGGATGTATACCTCCTTACCCTCATTGTGTGCTGTTATCACTTCCTCCAACGTACCCGAACCGCCCCCAAGCGCCACGAGGAAATCCGATGCATGCACGAGTATAGAGCTTCTAAGAGTTGCCGTTACCCCGGTCTTGATGATTATCGCTTCCTCGGGGAAATCATCGCGCTCCCGTTCCGCGGGAGGCAGTATTACCACTTTGAAGCCTCTTTCAAGCGCTTTATCAACGAATATCTTCATGAGGCCCTCGTAACCGCCAACCAGGAATATTATTCTACCGGAAACCCCTCCGCAATAATCCTGTAACTTTTCAACGAATACATTAACTTTTTCCACGGCATGTAGAGGCGGCGTACCTGAATACGCCGCGATACCTACGTATACGGCCATCAAGACACCGTCTGAGGCTTTAACGTAGAGCTTTCTGGCACTTTCCTTTACGAGGCTTGAACCAGCCATTAGCGCTTGAAGGGGTCACTGGTGGCTGTGCGCACTCCGGCAACTCGTAGCGTATAGATACCACCCGCTCGGTCTTTCTATCTTTGAAGGTACTTCATTCAGGGTTTTAATAAATAATAATTTGAGGACGCGTTTATGTAGCTTCCAAGGGTAGTTCGTGTTCTAACTCGGCAGCGGAAAAGTAGGCTTTTCTAAAAGCACTGCTAAGTGTAGCTAGTAGGCCATGGTGGTGAGCCTGTTGCGCAGGAAACCAAGTGCCAGAATCGACGGCCCTTTACGCGTAGAATACAATGACATGGAGACCGGGTAAATGATTACGTGGTTTACCCCTCTAAGGCTCTCGCTTCCCCGCATTTTCACTTGCGAGTACCAAGCCCATTGTCTTATTGTAGAGGTCTGCTGCGAGAATGTCTAGTAGCGCTAGTAGCGCTAATTCCTCTTCAATGCTTTTATTGTCTTTAGTTAGCAGTTTAGTGGTCAGTTCTATCACCTTGTTTACCAGCTCTCTATTTTTATCTGGGTACATCAGCGCTTCTAGATACCTGGAGGCTATGTCGTTGTATAGGCTGTCTAGCTTGTCGTAGAGATCTAGCATTTCATCCTCTGAGAGCGCATTGTACCTTGAGATCTTATTCACTAGTTCGCTAAGCTCGCTCACCCGGGTTTCACCCCACGTTTCAGATGTGCCTTTAAACAGTAATATATCGTATGACCACGCGCTGTGAGCAGTAAGTATTCATAAATATGCTATGTTCAAATATAGATAGCTTAAAAACCGAGTCGTAGTAAACTTGTTAAGGGGGTGTCCTTGGCCAAGTCGTGGGTTAGAGAAACGTATAAAAATAAGTTAAAAGAGCTTTACGAGCGCGGCGAGTTCTGGGAGATCAGGAGATTAATGGGGCCCGCTGGCCCCCGAGTAGTTGTTGAGGGTAAAGAAGTGGTAATGCTGGCATCAAACAACTACTTGAACCTAGCTAATGATCCCAGGCTTAAACGGGCCGCCCTCGAGGCCATGGAAAAGTACGGATGGGGTCCCGGCGCCGTTTGGGCCATTGCTGGCTATCATGAAATATTAGCAGAACTGGAGAAGAAGATAGCGGAGTTCAAGAGGACAGAGGCCGGCCTCTTCTTCCCCACAGGCTTCGCCGTCAATGCGGGTACGATACCAGCTATTGCTGACCAGGGGGACCTAATACTCTCAGATCAGCTAAACCACGGAAGCATAATCGATGGAGTGAGGTTGTCGAGAGCCGAGAGAATGATATACAACCACTGCGATGTAGCGGACCTCGAAGACAAGTTAAGAAAGGCTCAGGGCAAGTATAACAAAATACTCATAGCGACTGATGCCGTTTTCTCAATGGACGGAGACATCGCGCCACTAGACAAAATAGTGAAGCTTGCAGAAGAGTTTAATGCAATGCTATACGTAGACGACGCACACGGCGACGGGGTGCTGGGGGAGGGCCACGGCACGCCGGCACACTTTAACGTGGAAGATAAGGTGGACTTCCATATGGGCACATTCTCTAAGGCGCTAGGCTCGAGCGGGGGCATGATCGGCTCGGACCACGAAATAATAGAATATATTAGAAACAGGGCAAGAACGTGGCTACTAAGCACAGGGCCACCGGTACCGGTAATAGCTGCTAACATTAAAGCCATTGAAATAGTCATGAGTTCCGAAGGCAAAGAAAGGGTCAGGAGGTTGCACAGCAACGCAGATTACTTTAGAAAAGAGCTTCAATCCATAGGTTTCAATACTGGTAACAGTCAAACACCAATAGTACCCGCCATAATCGGGGACACTAAGAAAACCCGTGAACTAGCTAAAGCACTATTTGAAGAGGGGGTGTTCGTCGTACCAATAGTTTACCCAATGGTCCCTAGAGGCACCGAGAGGATAAGGAACCAGGTTAACGCGGACCACACGAAAGACGACTTAAACAAAGCCTTAGCAGTGTATGAGAAGTGGGGTAGGAAACTAGAAATAATTTAGGTGTTTCTCTATTGACGAGAATACTCGTTATTGGTTCAACCGGCCAGATCGGTGCAGAGCTCGTACCAGCGTTGAGGGAAATTTACGGGAGGAACAATGTCATAGCGGGATATCACTCGAAGCCTCCTACCGGGAGGCTAGCAGAGGGTCCTGTAGAGCGCGTGGACGTCACTAGTAGGGAATCCGTTGAAAGCGCCATTAAAAAATACGATGTAACCGAAATCTACAACCTCGCTGCATTACTCTCTGCTGCAGGCGAGAAAAACCCGCAACTGGCGTGGAAGGTGAACATGATTGGGCATTACAACGTGCTGGAACTAGCTAGAGAGTACGGGTTAAGGGTGTTCTGGCCTAGCACGATAGCCGTTTTCGGTCCCACAACACCCAAGTACAATACACCGCAGCATACAATAATAGAGCCCATTACGATGTACGGTATAACTAAGTATGCTGGCGAGCTTCTAGCTAGATACTACGTGAACAAGTACGGTATCGACGTCCGCGGGGTGAGGTGGCCCGGCATAATAAGTAGTGAGGCGCTACCAGGAGGAGGCACTACGGACTACGCCGTGGAGATATTTTATTACGCCGTAGAGGGTAAACCGTACACTTGCTACTTGAGGGAAGATACGATGCTGCCAATGATGTATATGCCTGATGCTGTAAAGTCCGCCATCCAATTAATGCAGGCGGACAGATCGAAGTTAAAACTATTTGTAGGTTACAACGTAACGGCATTCAGCTTCACACCAAAGCAGTTAGAAGAGGAAATTAAGAAATACGTACCGGACTTCAGAGTGGAGTACAAACCAGACTTTAGGCAACAAATAGCTGACTCGTGGCCCAGGACGATAGATGATAGCTCTGCCAGGGAGGAGTGGGGCTGGAAGCCGGACTGGACCTTCGAAGTGATGGTCAAAGATATGCTAGTAAAAATAGGCAGGAAGCTTGGTAAGCCCATAGAGGTAGTGGAGTAAAGGGTTCAGCGATCCGTTTTCGGCCCTATGGTAGTGCGGGGAACAATGTAGAGGAATTAGTAATATTTTTTATTTTCCCTTTGTTTACCGGATGACCACCTTGTGCAACTGTTTCGGTTTTCGTATTTGTTCGTATTGGTTGATATTGATAGAAATGTTTATAAACACCTTTATACAGCAATATGCGGAGGTACCTCGATGGGGGATCGAGAGCTCTCAACAAGGGCTCTCCTCGAGACACAGCAAGATGTGGGGTGCTCGGGGTCGCCCTGAACACCCCAAAGGGTAATGCAAACCCAAGACCAATGCAGGGGAACAGAGATGAAGCGATGACACCAACCAACATAAACCTATATAAGAGCTGAACCCCTAACCAGCTAGTAAGACCTTCTCCCTCTCCAACGTTCTTAGTGAAATGGTCATTACCGCTAACGAGAGCATCACTAGGAAGGAAACACTCGCCGCCACCATATTGTAGTCCCCGTACACGTAGCTTTGAATAATGAGAATGCTGTGAGCGTATGGGACTGCCAAGAGGGCTGTGAATATTTCACGTGATAGCTTGTAGAAATCCACCATCCAGCCCGAGACGAAGAATGCAAGCCCTACAATCGAGAGAAGTCCTGCAATGTTACTTGCGGTTTTAATACCACGTGTTCTTGTTATGAAAGGTATTGAAATCGACACCGTTACTAGTATCGTCAAGAACGCTGTGAACGCGTGTAGTAGTACAAGTCTAGCATCGTACACGGCCATGAACCAGCCCCCCAGAGCGGTAACGAGCACTCCAAAATACGCCAGCAAGCCGAGAATATCGGCTAGGGAAGCTATCAAACCTATTACCGACGCAGCAACGATCTTGGCTACTAGCATGTCCCATAACCCCGCGGGAGATGCCAATAGCATTTCCATGGTTTTCCTCTCGCGTTCGCCTACGATACCATCAATTATGAAAGACGATGCCGGCGTAACTATGAAGGAAAATGAGAGGATCAGTAACCTAGCGATGAAAGGTCTTACGATGTCCTCGGGCTTAGCAGGCTCGCCCTTGGGAGTGACGTATACTGGAACTTTGATTTGAACGGGGTTTCTAATGGCCTCCACGCTATATTCCTCCACACCGGCCTTCTCGGCTAATTCGCGTATCTTCATCTCAGATAAACTCAGAGATATGCTCGTAATAGTGTTTCTAACATCCTGCTCGACTCGGTTAACCCTTTCTTCCGAAACTCCAGCGCGCCTGATTATCTCTACGTATGCTACTTTATCAAAGCTCGTTGCGTTTTCGTGAAAGCCCCCAGGAATAATCAGGATCAAGTCTATTGTGGCGTTTCTCAGCGCCGATTCCAAGTCATCCACCTCGACCACGGAATGGCCTGCCGAGGTGAGTGCGCTGACTACGTTCTCAATAAACCAGCTAGTAACAGTACTTGGGCCGGCGTCCTCGTTCACTATAGCGATTACTACTGGCTGGTAGTAAAGGAGCAAGGCGGTGAGAAACCCTATAGCCGGTAATGAGACCAAGGGAAACAATATAGTGGTCGCCACTAGTTTCTTATCCCTTGAGATCTCTTTCAACTCCTTCCATAGCAGGATTCTAAGCTTCTTGGCGAGCTTCAACCTCAATCACCTACAACAACTTCGAAGACTTCTTCGAGGTTTTTAGCACCGTATTTCCCTAGAAGCTCATCCACGGCACCCTCGGCAATTATTTTACCTCCATATATAAGCCCTACCTTATCGCAGAGGTACTCTATTTCAAGCATGTTGTGGCTACTAACTATGACCGTTGCCCCCGTTTCAACGACGTATTTCCTAATGGCTCTCCTAACGGAGAGGCTTGCATGCACGTCCAGCCCCGCCGTGGGCTCGTCGAGCAACGCGACTTTAGGTCTCCTCATGAGCACTAACGCTACTAGAAGTCTACGTTTCATGCCCTTACTGTAGGTCTTTGTGAGATCGTACAGCCTACTACCTAGGGCGGCTAGTTCCACCCCGTACTTGATACTATCGCTTGAAGCCCCATAGAGGTTTGCGTAGAGAACTAGGTGCTCGTACCCGGTTAATAAGTCGTACGTATTTGCGTCCTCAGGTAAGTATCCGATATATCGACGCGCCTCTTCGTAGTTCCTGTAAGGGTCTAGTTCACAGACCTTCACGGATCCTTTAGCTGGCTTTGCGAGCCCCGCCAGTATCCTCAAAAGCGTGGTTTTGCCCGCACCGTTAGGTCCTACGAGCCCGTAGACCTGGCCTTCCTTCACTGTTAATGAAGCCCCTCGAAGTGCCTGAACCTTACCGTAGTTTTTGTAAACCTCTTTTGCTTCGACTACAACACTCACAGTAATACCCCACTAGAACTAGTAGTGGAAAAGAGTTATATCCTGTAATACTACAATATAGTATGCGGGTGTTTTATTGCAGCAATTAAACGTAGCTGACAGGGTACGGCTATTCCTGGAAAGATTCGGTGAAAGAGGCTTAGTGGTACTTAAGGCTGCGTACGAGGTGGCGCAGGACCCCAATATAGACCATAGATTCGGGGATTTTAGCTTTAAGCACCTAGTGCTAAAGTTGAGCTCGGCGGGCTTCGTATACAACCCCGCAAATGTACTCAGAATCCTTGAAAAGGAGTACGGTGTAGTAGAGAAATCATATTCTTCATCCAGCCAAACCTGGTGGAAATTTGTAGATATGGAGGCTACCAGGAGCGTTCTCAACGAGTACCTCGGCATGTCGGTGGAAGACCCTAAGTTGAAAGCATTATTGGTAAAGTACAGGTGCATGGAACCGCGCAATACACTCGAAATGTTACGACGCCTAGCACTCAAAGAGAGCCTCACAAACGGTGATAGAGAACTATTTAAGAACTTCGTTTTCAATAAACTTGACAAAATTGTAGAGCTCATAGTAGAAATGGAAAAGTACGAGGAGGCCTTCGCCGGCGAGCTCGCAATCCTCAGGGAGATCTTGAATTTCGCCGACATGGTATCAAGCAAACTTGAAAAACCCCGTTATACTGTAAGTACTCGTGGTGCCGGTGCACTAGCTAATGTTAATACACGAGCTAGTTTCATCAAAAATACTACCAGCTATGAGGGGAATACTAGCACATAAACTAAGCTCAGCCGGGATAAGTCAGAGAAAAATAGCTAACTACCTCGAAGTTACGCAGCCCATGATCAGCAAAATCCTGCGAAAACCACTAGAGGAATATTACGCGGGGCTCGCGAAGCTGGGGCTTTCTCGTGACTTTATCGAGCACTACGTGAATATTCTCGTGGAGATCGCCATTAGCGAGGACTATGAGAGGTTCATCTCAACGACCTTCACCGTAGTAAATCAGCTTGCACTCAGAGCTATATGCGGTACCCGGAAAGACCTCATACAGCTCTGCATAACGGGGGTTTTCAGGGACCCCGAAATAGAGTACTACAAGGGGCTACTTTTTACAGTGCTAACAATTCGGGGCCTCGAGAAACTAATTCCCGAAGTTGGGTCTAATTTAGCGTATGCACCGAGGACGCCGAAAAGTGTGAGTGACATAATAGGCCTGACAGGGAGGATAATCAAAATAGCCGGAGGCGTGACTTTCTACGGTGAGCCGGCTTATGGTGGTAGTAGGCACGTCGCCCGTGTACTGTTAATGGCCACGAAGAGTAATCCTAAGTTGAAGTTCTGCTTTAACGTTAAGTGCGCCAAACGGGTTAAAAACACACTTGCAGAGATGGGCATGCACGTCGTAGATACAGGGCCGCATCTTCGAGAAGACGATTTCTGGGTCAGCATCGAAAAAGCCCTTCTCGAGAAGCCACAAGTAGTATGCGATTTCGGGGGCCTAGGGCTTGAACCGGTAGCATACATTTTTGCAGAAAGCTTTCATCAGTTAGAGTCATACTTGAAGAACATTGTAGGTGGTATTCATGAGCCGTGATGACGGTATCTGCATCATCGGCGGAGGCGCTGTGGGCGGGGTGCTCGCATACTTCCTATACCGTAGTGGCATTAAACACATACCAGTATACTACGCCTCCGAAGAGAGCTACAAAGAAGTAAAAAATCAGGGAGGTGTGTATGTGTATGATAAAAAGCTCAACGAAGAATTTTTGGTACCGGTCGTGCCAAGGCACCATGAAACC harbors:
- a CDS encoding hydantoinase/oxoprolinase family protein, with amino-acid sequence MLELYVVGIDVGGTFTDIIYVKPDGSLGYLKVLSTPRSPEVAIVNSLKFMGLQDFLVIHATTIATNTLRGQIGLELPKTALITTRGFRDVIEIARQNRPKLYDPFFEKPPSLVPRELRFEVDERVDYTGKVLKSLDPSKLKEVGTKLKELGVESTAIVFLHSYVNPVHEELAERILSGYVKYVTASYKISPEPREYERTSTTVVNAVLKPIISKYIERLWSSLKYLGARELYIMSSSGGLVDVNEARERPVQLVESGPAAGVVASAEFAKVLGISNVISFDMGGTTAKAGTIVNLEIEITSEYEVGGESHHGRVVKGSGYTVRYPFIDLSEVSAGGGTIIWRDEAGALRVGPISAGADPGPACYGRGGSEPTVTDANLILGRVSEILAGGAIRLNKEAAVRAFSKLGDPLEVATEAVELVNLEMARGIRLVTVERGVDPEGFTLVAFGGAGPQHAAFIAAELGIKHVIIPPHPGLFSALGLLLADWKFEASASYPRNIEEAYSHLESMLLEKLNGKVDYFVRYADVRYAGQGWELTVPVKKPSLLEDIKKTFEEKHLTAFGFKLDEDVEVVVIRIFAIRVNRFKPALTTLRADITEAKPIAYRKVFFEDWVETPVYARNQLPAWFVAEGPAVIDEYSSCTIVPPGWRFQVGGLGELRLER
- a CDS encoding hydantoinase B/oxoprolinase family protein; protein product: MVSWEVVFKATSFVAEEMGAALKRSALSPNIRERVDLSCAVADENGRIVAQAEHIPVHLGSFRIGVFNTLKYVEGEGMVLSEGDVVVLNDPYIAGTHLNDIMLLAPVYYEDKLIGYVVNKAHHVDVGGPLPGSINPYAKTIYEEGLIIPPVKLAESWSIKKEVVSFIVANVKTPQITLGDLYAQYAAIRVGVVKVKEVVSKYGLNTVLESWSRAIEYSKLLALKSIGTWQRGVADAEDYLELEDRDIAIHVKISISENGVHLDYTGTSQQVDVPLNAVLGVTYAASSYAIRTLLPGDIPVNEGFYSTIKIHAPEGTILNPKRPAPVAGGNLETSQRVVDVVLLAISKLMPERVPAAGSGTMMNIMLGGYNPARGYWAYYETIGGGTGGRPGKHGVSGVHVNMTNTLNTPIEMAERAYPILYVTYRIREESGGEGLYRGGDGVVRAFRVLEPATLSVLADRFRRGPYGLAGGKPGRPGRVIIKKRDGKVLEMPSKFTVQLEPGDEVIVETPGGGGWGSSH
- a CDS encoding phenylalanine--tRNA ligase beta subunit-related protein, which translates into the protein MDLCINLEDLVQLTDDVRNLGVHLAYTASWLEWPMVPKEYAFEEEVFRLMEYIKSKYTLNGLKSDKAVRAYRDFYWKIGIDPTKTRPSSEALVRRILRGEFPRINPVVDAGNIASAYTMVPIGMYDLDRITPPLALKLSAGGEPFKPLGGREEILVPGYPVLVDGKGLIVHVYPHRDSSETCVTSTTKKVLVVAAGVPRVEKELLIEAVKTVVRLMEKLAWRSCEKVEYKA
- a CDS encoding alanyl-tRNA editing protein, whose protein sequence is MVNLHAWTRSMKPTLRVYLEDPYVRELSATVIDYVHEKGDRYYVVLDRTIFHPRSGGQPSDTGVAMGHNLEFSVLKVLEIDNVLVHYGKVVKGALERELPIKLLVNWDFRYLVMKLHTAGHILDGAVMRVYGKVLNTLDAHHGPPEAYVVYDAGDVPGIDKLKLIEEYANKITQESRPVKAYWVKREELPLRAYNAPNLQRLPVRDAYRIVEIEGINAIPCTGTHVKDTSEVGRIKVLKAEPHSRGFKLVYSI
- a CDS encoding aminotransferase class I/II-fold pyridoxal phosphate-dependent enzyme gives rise to the protein MSLAKSWVRETYKNKLKELYERGEFWEIRRLMGPAGPRVVVEGKEVVMLASNNYLNLANDPRLKRAALEAMEKYGWGPGAVWAIAGYHEILAELEKKIAEFKRTEAGLFFPTGFAVNAGTIPAIADQGDLILSDQLNHGSIIDGVRLSRAERMIYNHCDVADLEDKLRKAQGKYNKILIATDAVFSMDGDIAPLDKIVKLAEEFNAMLYVDDAHGDGVLGEGHGTPAHFNVEDKVDFHMGTFSKALGSSGGMIGSDHEIIEYIRNRARTWLLSTGPPVPVIAANIKAIEIVMSSEGKERVRRLHSNADYFRKELQSIGFNTGNSQTPIVPAIIGDTKKTRELAKALFEEGVFVVPIVYPMVPRGTERIRNQVNADHTKDDLNKALAVYEKWGRKLEII
- a CDS encoding NAD-dependent epimerase/dehydratase family protein, with protein sequence MTRILVIGSTGQIGAELVPALREIYGRNNVIAGYHSKPPTGRLAEGPVERVDVTSRESVESAIKKYDVTEIYNLAALLSAAGEKNPQLAWKVNMIGHYNVLELAREYGLRVFWPSTIAVFGPTTPKYNTPQHTIIEPITMYGITKYAGELLARYYVNKYGIDVRGVRWPGIISSEALPGGGTTDYAVEIFYYAVEGKPYTCYLREDTMLPMMYMPDAVKSAIQLMQADRSKLKLFVGYNVTAFSFTPKQLEEEIKKYVPDFRVEYKPDFRQQIADSWPRTIDDSSAREEWGWKPDWTFEVMVKDMLVKIGRKLGKPIEVVE
- a CDS encoding ABC transporter permease, which codes for MRLKLAKKLRILLWKELKEISRDKKLVATTILFPLVSLPAIGFLTALLLYYQPVVIAIVNEDAGPSTVTSWFIENVVSALTSAGHSVVEVDDLESALRNATIDLILIIPGGFHENATSFDKVAYVEIIRRAGVSEERVNRVEQDVRNTITSISLSLSEMKIRELAEKAGVEEYSVEAIRNPVQIKVPVYVTPKGEPAKPEDIVRPFIARLLILSFSFIVTPASSFIIDGIVGERERKTMEMLLASPAGLWDMLVAKIVAASVIGLIASLADILGLLAYFGVLVTALGGWFMAVYDARLVLLHAFTAFLTILVTVSISIPFITRTRGIKTASNIAGLLSIVGLAFFVSGWMVDFYKLSREIFTALLAVPYAHSILIIQSYVYGDYNMVAASVSFLVMLSLAVMTISLRTLEREKVLLAG